From Microbacterium sp. YJN-G, a single genomic window includes:
- a CDS encoding rhamnulokinase — protein MIRAERPARTFAAVDLGATSGRVMIGCVGDGSVQLEPVARFPNGPVQREDGLHWDFGALYENIVAGLAEAVRREPGIESIGIDSWAVDYGLLRDGTLLAEPFHYRDERTERGVAQAHAIVPFAELYPRNGLQFLPFNTLYQYRIDERTDQADAALLIPDLLAFLLTGRQVAERTNASTTGLLDVRTSEWDLDLAGRLGIPAGILPELVDPGTVIGTLRPELADRIGAELPVVAVGSHDTASAVVAAPLSTPHSAYISCGTWGLVGLELAEPVLTDAARAANFTNELGVDGRIRFLHNVTGLWLLSETVRAWEEEDGTPIVLPELLQAAGAVPADVPLFDANDPALSAPGGMPARIAALLRASGADVPADRAGLVRSIVESIASAFADAVRRAGELAGRPVDSIHIVGGGSLNRLLCQATADRAGLPVLAGPVEATALGNVLVQARAAQAAPTALEELRVLVAAGYPLERYQPR, from the coding sequence ATGATCAGGGCCGAGCGACCGGCCCGCACCTTCGCTGCGGTCGACCTGGGCGCGACCAGCGGCCGGGTCATGATCGGCTGCGTCGGCGACGGCTCGGTGCAGCTCGAGCCTGTCGCGCGGTTCCCGAACGGGCCCGTGCAGCGCGAGGACGGCCTGCACTGGGACTTCGGCGCCTTGTACGAGAACATCGTCGCCGGCCTCGCCGAGGCCGTGCGCCGTGAGCCCGGCATCGAGAGCATCGGCATCGACTCGTGGGCGGTCGACTACGGCCTGCTGCGCGACGGGACGCTGCTCGCCGAGCCGTTCCACTACCGCGACGAGCGCACCGAGCGCGGCGTCGCACAGGCGCACGCGATCGTCCCGTTCGCCGAGCTGTACCCGCGCAACGGCCTGCAGTTCCTGCCGTTCAACACCCTGTACCAGTACCGCATCGACGAGCGGACGGACCAGGCGGACGCCGCACTGCTGATCCCCGATCTGCTCGCCTTCCTGCTCACCGGGCGGCAGGTCGCCGAGCGCACCAACGCCTCGACGACCGGCCTGCTCGATGTGCGCACCTCGGAATGGGATCTCGACCTGGCCGGACGTCTCGGCATCCCGGCCGGCATCCTGCCCGAGCTCGTCGATCCGGGCACCGTGATCGGCACGCTGCGCCCGGAGCTCGCCGACCGGATCGGCGCCGAGCTGCCGGTCGTCGCGGTCGGCTCGCACGACACGGCATCCGCCGTCGTCGCCGCGCCGCTCTCGACGCCCCACTCGGCGTACATCTCGTGCGGCACCTGGGGCCTGGTGGGCCTGGAGCTGGCGGAGCCGGTGCTGACGGATGCCGCTCGCGCGGCGAACTTCACCAATGAGCTCGGCGTCGACGGCCGCATCCGCTTCCTGCACAACGTCACCGGGCTCTGGCTGCTCAGCGAGACCGTGCGCGCGTGGGAAGAGGAGGACGGCACCCCGATCGTCCTGCCGGAGTTGCTGCAGGCCGCCGGTGCGGTGCCTGCCGACGTGCCACTGTTCGACGCGAACGACCCGGCGCTGAGCGCCCCCGGCGGCATGCCCGCCCGCATCGCGGCGCTGCTGCGCGCCTCCGGTGCGGACGTGCCGGCCGATCGGGCGGGACTTGTCCGGTCGATCGTCGAGTCGATCGCCTCAGCCTTCGCGGATGCCGTGCGCAGGGCGGGCGAGCTGGCCGGGCGGCCGGTCGACAGCATCCACATCGTCGGCGGCGGTTCGCTGAACCGCCTGCTCTGCCAGGCGACCGCCGACCGCGCGGGTCTGCCGGTGCTCGCGGGCCCGGTCGAGGCGACGGCTCTCGGGAACGTGCTCGTGCAGGCGCGTGCGGCGCAGGCCGCGCCCACGGCGCTCGAAGAGCTGCGCGTTCTCGTCGCCGCCGGGTACCCGCTCGAGCGATACCAGCCGCGCTGA